In Ensifer canadensis, a genomic segment contains:
- a CDS encoding caspase family protein → MFSGHSSRWRSFVILLVAVSAFAPAEVLAAKRVALLIGNEKYEATSQLNNPANDVELMKASFEEAGFDSVTTVHDLGRQDMVKALRDFEDLATGADVAIVYYSGHGMEMNGQNFLLPTDVQLKTDKDIEDEAIGLDRVQRSLEGATKLKLVILDACRNNPFEQSMTRSISTRAVSRGLARVEPESADLLVAFASKAGTVALDGEGKNSPFATALAKYLTEPGVDVRIALGKVRDEVVSVTNRGQEPFVYGSLGGAQIFLNIKEVNINITNNGEQLSPNSQSAAAADWQNIRDLADKDLIDAFLAKHGSDPVYKMLAEKKLKLLAEAEQMSSVTPDEIAWDALKQSTDAAALTRFLERYPDSKHKAEAEQQIAALEPQKGLNISQTGKDTQASRDCYLLAGEPQSMPGFVGVNFLKLDSARALTACAQAVNENPDDMMLVNMLGRAQDAGRDYVEARHNYQKAADGGNMYALTNLAWFSVYGTDGAVDVDQGRRMFEQAAKAGNAYGQASLGWLYREGYGGIAQDYDEAARWYQLAANQGYANAMATVAWFYREGLGLPKDLTQSLSWYKKAAEGGDVNAMSSLGWAYQNGLGTEQNYVEAKTWYEKAANVGDSYSMALLGWFYDIGTGVTQDYAQARTWYEMAANAGSAYAMGNLSRLYDYGLGTKADAKEAVRWAAASIEGGDPAKLQELKSQPSNFTPAFRKEMQALLKDRGFYSGPVDGDFGAATLDAIDRLSRKS, encoded by the coding sequence ATGTTTTCGGGGCATTCGTCGCGCTGGCGGTCGTTCGTCATTCTTTTGGTGGCGGTGTCGGCGTTTGCGCCGGCCGAGGTCTTGGCCGCAAAGCGCGTTGCCCTGTTGATCGGCAACGAAAAGTACGAAGCGACCTCGCAACTCAACAATCCCGCCAATGACGTCGAACTGATGAAGGCTTCGTTCGAGGAGGCCGGCTTCGATTCCGTCACCACCGTTCATGACCTCGGGCGCCAGGACATGGTCAAGGCGCTGCGCGATTTTGAAGATCTGGCGACGGGCGCCGACGTGGCGATCGTCTACTATTCCGGCCACGGCATGGAAATGAACGGCCAGAACTTCCTGCTGCCGACCGATGTGCAATTGAAGACGGACAAGGATATCGAGGACGAGGCGATTGGCCTTGATCGGGTTCAGCGCTCGCTCGAGGGCGCAACGAAGCTCAAGCTGGTGATACTCGACGCCTGTCGCAACAATCCGTTCGAGCAAAGCATGACGCGCTCGATCTCGACGCGCGCAGTTTCGCGGGGCCTGGCGCGTGTCGAGCCGGAATCGGCCGACCTGCTTGTCGCTTTCGCTTCCAAGGCCGGAACAGTGGCGCTTGATGGCGAGGGCAAGAACAGCCCGTTTGCCACCGCACTTGCCAAATATCTCACCGAGCCGGGTGTCGATGTGCGAATCGCCTTGGGCAAGGTCCGCGATGAGGTGGTTTCGGTCACAAACCGCGGTCAGGAGCCCTTTGTCTATGGGTCGCTTGGCGGTGCGCAGATCTTCCTGAATATAAAGGAAGTGAACATCAACATCACGAATAACGGCGAGCAGCTCTCGCCGAACAGCCAGTCGGCTGCCGCTGCCGACTGGCAGAACATCCGCGATCTCGCCGACAAAGACCTGATCGATGCCTTTCTCGCCAAGCATGGGTCCGATCCCGTCTACAAGATGTTGGCGGAGAAGAAGCTGAAGCTCCTGGCCGAGGCGGAGCAGATGTCGAGCGTGACCCCTGACGAGATCGCCTGGGATGCCCTCAAGCAATCGACCGATGCCGCCGCGCTGACGCGGTTCCTCGAGCGCTATCCCGACAGCAAGCATAAGGCAGAGGCCGAGCAGCAGATCGCCGCCCTCGAACCACAAAAGGGCCTCAACATCTCGCAGACCGGCAAGGACACGCAGGCTTCGCGCGACTGCTATCTGCTGGCAGGTGAACCTCAGTCGATGCCCGGCTTCGTTGGTGTGAATTTCTTGAAGCTTGATTCCGCCCGCGCACTGACGGCCTGCGCCCAGGCGGTCAACGAAAACCCGGATGACATGATGCTCGTCAATATGTTGGGCCGGGCACAGGATGCCGGACGCGACTATGTCGAGGCACGCCACAATTATCAAAAGGCCGCCGACGGCGGCAATATGTACGCGTTGACCAATCTGGCATGGTTCTCCGTTTACGGCACCGATGGCGCCGTCGATGTCGACCAGGGCCGCCGGATGTTCGAGCAAGCAGCCAAGGCCGGCAATGCCTATGGCCAGGCATCGCTCGGCTGGCTCTATCGCGAGGGCTATGGCGGCATCGCCCAGGATTATGATGAAGCGGCCAGATGGTACCAACTGGCCGCCAACCAGGGTTACGCCAACGCGATGGCGACGGTGGCCTGGTTCTACAGAGAGGGCCTCGGCCTGCCCAAGGACCTGACGCAGTCGCTGTCGTGGTACAAGAAGGCCGCCGAAGGTGGCGACGTCAACGCGATGTCGTCGCTCGGTTGGGCCTACCAGAACGGGCTCGGCACCGAGCAGAACTATGTCGAAGCCAAGACCTGGTATGAAAAGGCGGCCAATGTCGGGGATTCCTATTCCATGGCATTGCTCGGCTGGTTCTACGATATCGGCACCGGCGTCACCCAGGACTATGCTCAGGCCCGCACCTGGTACGAGATGGCGGCGAATGCCGGCAGCGCCTACGCCATGGGAAATCTGAGCCGCCTTTATGACTATGGCCTGGGCACCAAGGCGGATGCGAAGGAGGCGGTGCGCTGGGCGGCAGCCAGCATCGAGGGCGGCGATCCGGCCAAGCTTCAGGAGTTGAAGTCCCAGCCGAGCAATTTCACGCCGGCCTTCCGCAAGGAAATGCAGGCGCTATTGAAGGATCGCGGTTTTTACAGTGGTCCTGTCGACGGGGACTTTGGCGCGGCAACGCTCGATGCGATCGATAGGCTTTCGCGAAAGTCATAG